Proteins found in one Clostridium butyricum genomic segment:
- a CDS encoding YopX family protein yields the protein MIRKIKFRAWHKNTKYMCQNVNTDLIDRDYLKFMQYTGINDVNGNNIYEGDIVF from the coding sequence ATGATTAGGAAAATTAAGTTTAGAGCATGGCATAAAAATACTAAATATATGTGCCAAAATGTAAATACAGATTTAATAGATAGAGATTACCTAAAGTTTATGCAATATACAGGAATTAATGATGTTAATGGAAATAATATTTATGAGGGAGACATAGTATTTTAA